The following are encoded in a window of Cyanobacteriota bacterium genomic DNA:
- a CDS encoding class I SAM-dependent methyltransferase, with protein VGGVLYLYGPFQRQEQHTAPSNEAFDASLRAQNPTWGVRNLETVAALAEIHHLALSQVITMPANNLSVIFHKQ; from the coding sequence TGTGGGCGGGGTTCTTTATCTCTATGGCCCCTTTCAACGCCAAGAACAACATACAGCCCCTAGCAATGAGGCGTTTGATGCTAGCTTGCGGGCACAAAACCCAACGTGGGGTGTACGAAATTTGGAGACCGTGGCTGCCTTGGCTGAGATTCATCACCTCGCACTTTCTCAAGTGATTACCATGCCTGCGAACAATCTATCGGTCATTTTTCATAAGCAGTAA